The following are from one region of the Melaminivora suipulveris genome:
- a CDS encoding magnesium transporter CorA family protein → MTDTTAPKAIRVFHIQPGASAAELSDLPELPPPVGYYWVACTREALQRQLGRFQAMVQAITGLQLVDLHVTDLLSTQLPSHYDYTSQYDLLVMRQLAATQSQAEAPLPRAVRGGPPVLRRIDTSPVGLVVFDALLLSVHPHDCAVRDSYAERLTAPPPAAPAPLDADEAEQAAETLVCELSASPSVAGVGLPGSTADLMLRLVNHIVDNYLELRRDLSRQLDHWQVALLNPRARFNHWGALMAARLALHHLTEICEDQRSALQAWGSALDGGRMACDAGLARRELELLKVRTRDVLEHIARVAHHVRRLEQSSEAAVQMHFSVQNNRTNEIMRVLTVLTAVFLPLNLIAGIFGMNFEVLPFVKMHNGFWGAMLVMLLIAIGLTVYFWRNRYLARTEG, encoded by the coding sequence TTGACCGATACCACCGCACCGAAGGCGATCCGCGTCTTCCACATCCAGCCCGGCGCCAGCGCGGCCGAGCTGTCCGACCTGCCCGAGCTGCCCCCGCCCGTGGGCTACTACTGGGTGGCCTGTACGCGCGAGGCGCTGCAGCGGCAGCTGGGGCGCTTCCAGGCCATGGTCCAGGCGATCACCGGGCTGCAACTGGTCGATCTGCACGTCACAGACCTGCTCAGCACGCAGCTGCCCTCGCACTACGACTACACCTCGCAGTACGACCTGCTGGTCATGCGCCAGCTCGCCGCCACTCAGAGCCAGGCTGAGGCGCCGCTGCCGCGCGCCGTGCGTGGCGGCCCGCCGGTATTGCGGCGCATCGACACCAGCCCGGTCGGCCTGGTGGTGTTCGATGCGCTGCTCTTGTCAGTGCATCCGCACGACTGCGCGGTGCGCGACAGCTATGCCGAGCGACTCACCGCCCCGCCGCCGGCGGCGCCCGCGCCCCTCGATGCCGACGAGGCCGAGCAAGCTGCAGAGACCCTGGTGTGCGAGTTGAGCGCCAGCCCGTCGGTCGCCGGCGTGGGCCTGCCCGGCAGCACGGCCGATCTGATGCTGCGCCTGGTCAACCACATCGTCGACAACTACCTGGAGCTGCGCCGCGACCTGTCGCGCCAGCTCGACCACTGGCAGGTGGCGCTCTTGAACCCGCGCGCGCGCTTCAACCACTGGGGCGCGCTGATGGCGGCGCGGCTGGCGCTGCACCACCTCACGGAGATCTGCGAGGACCAGCGCTCGGCCCTGCAGGCCTGGGGCAGCGCGCTGGACGGTGGGCGCATGGCCTGCGATGCCGGCCTGGCGCGGCGCGAGCTGGAACTGCTCAAGGTGCGCACGCGCGACGTGCTGGAGCACATCGCCCGCGTGGCGCACCACGTGCGCCGGCTGGAACAAAGCAGCGAGGCGGCGGTGCAGATGCACTTTTCCGTGCAGAACAACCGCACCAACGAAATCATGCGCGTGCTCACCGTGCTCACCGCCGTGTTCCTGCCCTTGAACCTGATCGCCGGCATCTTCGGCATGAACTTCGAAGTCCTGCCCTTCGTGAAGATGCACAACGGCTTCTGGGGCGCCATGCTGGTCATGCTGCTGATTGCGATCGGGCTGACGGTGTACTTCTGGCGCAACCGCTATCTGGCGCGAACGGAGGGGTGA
- a CDS encoding ribbon-helix-helix domain-containing protein: protein MNTVRWNLAVSPEVDQSVRRFLAAQGSRGEGDLSRLIEEAVRSYLFERATEQARQATAPLSAAELDELLDDAVQWARKSA from the coding sequence ATGAACACCGTCCGCTGGAACCTTGCCGTCTCTCCCGAGGTGGACCAATCCGTCCGCAGATTTCTCGCCGCGCAGGGGAGCAGGGGCGAAGGCGACTTGTCGCGTCTCATCGAAGAGGCCGTGCGCTCCTACCTGTTCGAGCGAGCCACCGAGCAGGCCCGGCAGGCGACCGCCCCCTTGAGCGCCGCAGAGCTGGACGAACTGCTCGACGACGCGGTGCAGTGGGCACGTAAAAGTGCATGA
- a CDS encoding putative toxin-antitoxin system toxin component, PIN family: MRVILDTNVLLGALISPHGNSYTIYRAWRAGRFELVTSHAQLDELRRASRYPKLRAILPAHRVGAMVNNLHGAQVLQQLPALPAAVDVDDPDDAFLLAMALASEAHYLVTGDRKAGLLQRGKLRGTRILTPQQFCAEVLE; this comes from the coding sequence ATGCGCGTCATCCTCGACACCAACGTCCTGCTGGGGGCGCTGATTTCCCCTCACGGCAACTCGTACACCATTTACCGCGCCTGGCGCGCCGGACGCTTCGAGCTGGTGACCTCGCACGCCCAGCTTGACGAGCTGCGGCGTGCGAGTCGCTATCCGAAGTTGCGCGCCATCCTCCCCGCACACCGGGTGGGCGCCATGGTCAACAACCTGCACGGCGCCCAGGTGCTGCAGCAGCTGCCTGCGCTGCCCGCCGCCGTAGACGTCGATGATCCAGATGACGCCTTCCTTCTGGCCATGGCCCTGGCCAGCGAAGCCCACTACCTCGTGACGGGAGACCGCAAGGCCGGTCTTCTGCAACGCGGCAAGCTGCGCGGCACGCGCATCCTGACGCCGCAGCAGTTCTGCGCCGAGGTTCTGGAATGA
- a CDS encoding CopD family protein: MLWVKAFHIVFIAAWFAGLFYLPRIYVNLAMVDPGSIAERERLLLMARKLLRFTTLLALPAIGLGLWLWLGYGIGRGPGNGWLHAKLALVLLIVGYHHACAVLLRKLAAGSSRRSHVWFRWFNELPVLLLVAVVVLVVVKPF; this comes from the coding sequence ATGCTCTGGGTCAAGGCCTTCCACATCGTCTTCATCGCCGCCTGGTTCGCCGGCCTGTTCTACCTGCCGCGCATCTACGTGAACCTGGCGATGGTCGATCCGGGCTCCATCGCCGAGCGCGAGCGCCTCTTGCTGATGGCGCGCAAGCTGCTGCGTTTCACCACGCTGCTGGCGCTGCCGGCCATCGGCCTGGGCCTGTGGCTGTGGCTGGGCTATGGCATCGGGCGCGGGCCGGGCAATGGCTGGCTGCACGCCAAGCTGGCGCTGGTGCTGCTCATCGTGGGCTACCACCACGCCTGCGCCGTGCTTTTGCGAAAGCTCGCCGCGGGCAGCAGCCGGCGCAGCCACGTGTGGTTCCGCTGGTTCAACGAGCTGCCGGTGCTGCTGCTGGTGGCCGTCGTGGTGCTGGTGGTCGTCAAACCGTTCTGA
- a CDS encoding ABC-type transport auxiliary lipoprotein family protein: protein MKTIKNIAIHACLTPAGRLFGLISLSVALAGCSVLPKPPARADVYDFGPGGAPAAAPAAQALPPLALADIEATGLPEASSALLYRLAYANAQQLQPYTQARWSQPPAVLVQQALREQLGQRRAVLSGDDGLAMLAGRGQMPTVLRVQLEEFSQVFDAPSQSHALVHLRALLADAGTRGETLVAQRLFVVRQPAATPDAAGGARALAEAAAQAAVQLAAWVQDSGR from the coding sequence ATGAAAACTATCAAAAACATAGCTATTCACGCTTGTTTGACGCCGGCTGGAAGGCTTTTTGGCTTGATATCGCTGAGCGTGGCGCTGGCCGGCTGCTCGGTGCTACCCAAGCCGCCCGCGCGCGCCGACGTGTACGACTTCGGCCCCGGCGGCGCGCCGGCCGCCGCGCCTGCGGCGCAGGCCCTGCCACCCCTGGCCTTGGCCGACATCGAAGCCACCGGCCTGCCCGAGGCCAGCTCGGCGCTGCTGTACCGCCTGGCCTACGCCAACGCCCAGCAGCTGCAGCCCTACACCCAGGCGCGCTGGAGCCAGCCGCCGGCCGTGCTGGTGCAGCAGGCGCTGCGCGAGCAGCTCGGCCAGCGCCGCGCCGTGCTGTCGGGCGACGACGGCCTGGCCATGCTGGCCGGGCGCGGGCAGATGCCCACCGTGCTGCGCGTGCAGCTCGAAGAATTCAGCCAGGTTTTCGACGCGCCCAGCCAGAGCCACGCCCTGGTGCACCTGCGCGCGTTGCTGGCCGATGCCGGCACGCGTGGCGAGACGCTGGTCGCCCAGCGCCTGTTCGTCGTGCGCCAGCCGGCCGCCACGCCCGACGCCGCCGGCGGCGCGCGCGCACTGGCCGAAGCCGCCGCGCAGGCGGCGGTGCAACTCGCCGCGTGGGTGCAGGACAGCGGACGCTGA
- a CDS encoding CsbD family protein: MNEDRMKGNWTQFKGKVKEQWGKLTDDDMDVIAGKRDQMLGKLQERQGLAKEAAEDQLKNWERANPDFRWD, translated from the coding sequence ATGAATGAAGACCGCATGAAGGGCAACTGGACACAGTTCAAGGGCAAGGTCAAGGAGCAGTGGGGCAAGCTGACCGACGACGACATGGACGTGATCGCCGGCAAGCGCGACCAGATGCTGGGCAAGCTGCAGGAGCGCCAAGGCCTGGCCAAGGAGGCGGCGGAAGACCAGCTCAAGAACTGGGAGCGCGCCAACCCCGACTTCCGCTGGGACTGA
- a CDS encoding DHA2 family efflux MFS transporter permease subunit has translation MAAAASASAAPLPPLTGSARAWGTLSLSAAVFMNVLDTSIANVSLPAIAGDLGVSPTQGTWVITSFAVANAIAVPLTGWLSQRFGQVRLFVASVALFVIASLLCGLAPNMTLLIAARALQGFVAGPMIPLSQSLLLASYPRALAGLAMAMWSMTTLVAPVMGPLLGGWITDNMSWPWIFYINVPVGIAAVLATWAIFRHRESERRSLPIDSIGLALLVVWVGAMQLVLDIGKEHDWFASPVVVASALVAVVGLAAFLLWERDEAHPVVDLTLFRNRNFWAGSLATSVGYGLFFGNVVLLPLWLQQYMGYTATQAGEIMAPVGLLAMVLSPIVGKTIGRVDPRRYATFAFVVFAIVLWMRSRFSTQADFATIMVPTIIQGISMAFFFIPLVTLTLSEIEPARIPAASGLSNFMRITAGAVGTSVTTTLWERRATLHHAQLVENLHPASPGFDQAFGLLRAAGMSDAQALAQMERMATQQAFMLAANDIFYLSAVLFMVLIPLVWLAHAPRPHAGGAADAAAGAH, from the coding sequence GTGGCCGCCGCCGCATCCGCCTCGGCAGCGCCGCTGCCGCCGCTCACAGGCAGCGCGCGCGCCTGGGGCACGCTGTCGCTGTCGGCGGCGGTGTTCATGAACGTGCTGGACACGTCGATCGCCAACGTCTCGCTGCCGGCCATCGCCGGCGACCTGGGGGTCAGCCCGACGCAGGGCACCTGGGTCATCACCAGCTTTGCCGTGGCCAACGCCATTGCCGTGCCGCTCACCGGCTGGCTGTCGCAGCGCTTCGGCCAGGTACGGCTGTTCGTGGCCAGCGTGGCGCTGTTCGTCATCGCCTCGCTCCTGTGCGGGCTGGCGCCCAACATGACGCTGCTGATTGCCGCGCGCGCGCTGCAGGGCTTTGTCGCCGGGCCGATGATCCCGCTGTCGCAGTCGCTCCTGCTGGCCAGCTACCCGCGCGCGCTGGCTGGCCTTGCCATGGCCATGTGGTCCATGACCACGCTGGTCGCGCCGGTGATGGGGCCGCTCTTGGGCGGCTGGATCACCGACAACATGAGCTGGCCGTGGATTTTCTACATCAACGTGCCGGTGGGCATCGCCGCGGTGCTCGCCACCTGGGCCATCTTTCGCCACCGCGAGAGCGAGCGGCGCAGCCTGCCCATCGACTCCATCGGCCTGGCCCTGCTGGTCGTCTGGGTCGGCGCCATGCAGCTGGTGCTGGACATCGGCAAGGAGCACGACTGGTTTGCCTCGCCGGTGGTGGTCGCCAGTGCCCTGGTGGCGGTGGTCGGCCTGGCGGCCTTCCTGCTCTGGGAGCGGGACGAAGCGCATCCGGTGGTGGATCTGACGCTGTTCAGAAACCGCAACTTCTGGGCCGGTTCGCTGGCCACCTCGGTGGGCTACGGGCTGTTCTTCGGCAACGTGGTGCTGCTGCCGTTGTGGCTGCAGCAGTACATGGGCTACACGGCCACGCAGGCCGGCGAGATCATGGCTCCCGTGGGCCTCTTGGCCATGGTGCTGTCGCCCATCGTCGGCAAGACCATCGGCCGGGTCGATCCGCGCCGCTACGCCACGTTTGCCTTCGTGGTGTTCGCCATCGTGCTGTGGATGCGCTCGCGCTTTTCCACGCAGGCGGACTTCGCCACCATCATGGTGCCGACCATCATCCAGGGCATCTCGATGGCGTTCTTCTTCATCCCGCTGGTCACGCTCACCCTGTCGGAAATCGAGCCGGCGCGCATCCCGGCGGCCTCCGGGCTGTCGAACTTCATGCGCATCACCGCAGGTGCCGTGGGCACATCCGTCACCACCACGCTGTGGGAGCGCCGCGCCACGCTGCACCACGCCCAGCTGGTCGAAAACCTGCACCCGGCCAGCCCCGGCTTCGACCAGGCTTTTGGCCTGCTGCGCGCCGCCGGCATGAGCGACGCCCAGGCCCTGGCGCAGATGGAGCGCATGGCCACGCAACAGGCCTTCATGCTGGCGGCCAACGACATCTTCTATCTGTCGGCCGTGCTGTTCATGGTGCTGATCCCGCTGGTCTGGCTGGCGCACGCGCCGCGCCCGCACGCGGGCGGGGCGGCGGATGCGGCGGCGGGGGCGCATTGA
- a CDS encoding dienelactone hydrolase family protein yields MGQWIELTAADGAALPAWQVAPEGTPCGAVVVLQEIFGVNSHIRDVAARFAERGWLAVAPSTFARVEKGVELGYGSADMQRGKQLKAAAEGLPAPGVLPDIQAAIDHAAKDSGGRVAVVGFCWGGLLAWRAACELTGLSAAVPYYGGGMTTRPETARTPRVPVLAHFGRLDHFIPVKGVQEFAAAHPDVQVHLYDADHGFHCDQRGSYDATAAQLAWTRTVDFLERHLQAK; encoded by the coding sequence ATGGGCCAATGGATAGAACTGACCGCTGCCGACGGCGCCGCGCTGCCCGCCTGGCAGGTCGCCCCCGAAGGCACGCCTTGCGGCGCCGTCGTCGTGCTGCAGGAGATCTTTGGCGTCAACAGCCACATCCGCGACGTGGCGGCGCGCTTTGCCGAGCGCGGCTGGCTGGCCGTCGCGCCCTCGACGTTTGCGCGCGTGGAAAAGGGCGTCGAGCTGGGCTATGGCAGCGCCGACATGCAGCGCGGCAAGCAGCTCAAGGCCGCCGCTGAAGGCCTGCCCGCGCCCGGCGTGCTGCCCGACATCCAGGCCGCCATCGACCACGCGGCCAAGGACAGCGGTGGACGCGTGGCCGTGGTGGGTTTTTGCTGGGGAGGGTTGCTCGCCTGGCGCGCCGCCTGTGAGCTGACCGGCCTGTCAGCCGCCGTGCCCTACTACGGCGGCGGCATGACCACCAGGCCCGAGACGGCGCGCACGCCGCGCGTGCCGGTGCTGGCGCACTTCGGCCGTCTGGACCACTTCATCCCGGTCAAGGGCGTGCAGGAATTCGCCGCCGCGCACCCGGATGTGCAAGTGCACCTGTACGACGCCGACCACGGCTTTCACTGCGACCAGCGGGGCAGCTACGACGCCACCGCGGCGCAACTGGCCTGGACGCGGACTGTGGACTTCCTGGAGCGGCATTTACAGGCCAAATAG
- a CDS encoding efflux RND transporter periplasmic adaptor subunit, with protein sequence MNSPQPAAATTTSPSPLQARSRRKRSLALLAAVVAVGAIAFALYDWLVASHYEHTDNAYVQGNIVQITPQAGGTVMAIAADDTDFVRAGSTLVQLDPADARVALAQAEAGLAQAVRQARTLYANNETLAAQVRLRQADATRAQADIERAQAEVARAQDDARRRQQLASAGAVSTEEMNHAQTQLTAARTQLAAAQAAAGAAQAGIAAAREQLASNRSLTQGVDVQQHPSVLASAGKLREAWLASRRMQLLAPVDGYVARRSVQLGQRVAAGSPLMAIVPLKEVWVDANFKENQLRNLRLGQPATLTADLYGKKVQYRGTVAGMGVGTGAAFALLPAQNATGNWIKVVQRVPVRIALEPQQVAEHPLRVGLSMNVEVDTRQQDGASLAEAPRNAPLTQTRVFDQLEDGADAEVSRIIQDNLGKS encoded by the coding sequence ATGAACTCTCCGCAACCCGCCGCTGCCACCACCACCTCGCCGTCGCCCCTGCAGGCGCGCAGCCGCCGCAAGCGCTCACTGGCGCTGCTGGCCGCCGTGGTCGCCGTCGGCGCCATCGCCTTCGCGCTGTACGACTGGCTGGTCGCCAGCCACTACGAGCACACCGACAACGCCTACGTGCAGGGCAACATCGTGCAGATCACGCCGCAGGCCGGCGGCACGGTGATGGCCATCGCCGCGGACGACACCGATTTCGTGCGCGCCGGCAGCACGCTGGTGCAGCTGGACCCGGCCGACGCGCGCGTCGCCCTGGCGCAGGCCGAGGCCGGGCTGGCCCAGGCCGTGCGCCAGGCGCGCACGCTGTACGCCAACAACGAAACGCTGGCCGCCCAGGTACGCCTGCGCCAGGCCGACGCCACGCGCGCCCAGGCAGACATCGAGCGCGCCCAGGCCGAGGTCGCCCGCGCGCAGGACGACGCGCGCCGGCGCCAGCAGCTGGCCAGCGCCGGCGCCGTCTCCACCGAGGAGATGAACCACGCACAGACGCAGCTCACGGCGGCGCGCACCCAGCTGGCCGCCGCCCAGGCCGCCGCCGGCGCGGCCCAGGCGGGCATCGCCGCCGCGCGCGAGCAGCTGGCGAGCAACCGCTCGCTGACCCAGGGCGTCGACGTGCAGCAGCACCCCAGCGTGCTGGCCTCCGCCGGCAAGCTGCGCGAAGCCTGGCTGGCCAGCCGGCGCATGCAGCTGTTGGCACCCGTGGATGGCTACGTGGCGCGGCGCAGCGTGCAGCTGGGCCAGCGCGTGGCGGCGGGCAGCCCGCTCATGGCCATCGTTCCGCTCAAGGAGGTGTGGGTGGACGCCAACTTCAAGGAAAACCAGCTGCGCAACCTGCGCCTGGGCCAGCCGGCCACGCTCACCGCCGACCTGTACGGCAAGAAGGTGCAGTACCGCGGCACCGTGGCCGGCATGGGCGTGGGCACGGGCGCGGCTTTTGCCCTGCTGCCGGCGCAAAACGCCACCGGCAACTGGATCAAGGTGGTGCAGCGCGTGCCGGTGCGCATCGCGCTGGAGCCGCAGCAGGTCGCCGAGCACCCGCTGCGCGTGGGCCTGTCGATGAACGTCGAGGTCGATACGCGGCAGCAGGATGGCGCGTCGCTGGCCGAGGCGCCCCGCAACGCGCCGCTGACACAAACGCGCGTCTTCGACCAGCTGGAGGACGGCGCCGACGCGGAAGTGTCGCGCATCATCCAGGACAACCTCGGCAAGTCCTGA
- a CDS encoding MarR family winged helix-turn-helix transcriptional regulator: MPAPPRDDRPQNHAAIYAPERSIGLQLRRIVVQLGAAIECRVEPLGLTDAQWKPLLRLWLREPASASALARECHIDSGALTRLLDRLEAKGLVRRDRAAHDRRVVHVALTNAGRSVAGRLPALLGDAQQALLQGFDGNEQDALRGYLDRLEANLQALATPPPDGDQI, encoded by the coding sequence ATGCCCGCTCCACCGCGCGATGATCGTCCCCAGAACCACGCCGCCATCTACGCGCCCGAGCGCAGCATCGGCCTGCAGTTGCGACGCATCGTGGTCCAGCTGGGCGCGGCCATCGAATGCCGGGTCGAGCCGCTGGGCCTGACCGACGCGCAGTGGAAGCCACTGTTGCGGCTGTGGCTGCGCGAGCCGGCCAGCGCCAGCGCCCTGGCGCGCGAATGCCACATCGACAGCGGCGCGCTGACGCGCCTGCTCGACCGCCTGGAGGCCAAGGGCCTGGTGCGGCGCGACCGCGCCGCGCACGACCGGCGCGTGGTGCACGTGGCACTCACGAATGCCGGCCGCAGCGTCGCCGGGCGGCTGCCGGCCCTGCTGGGCGACGCGCAGCAGGCGCTGCTGCAAGGCTTCGATGGCAACGAGCAGGACGCCCTGCGCGGCTACCTGGACCGTCTGGAGGCCAATCTGCAGGCTTTGGCCACGCCACCGCCCGATGGGGACCAAATCTGA
- the hemB gene encoding porphobilinogen synthase: MHLSSPTPFPAQRPRRLRRDAFTRNLVREHALSPHDFIYPVFVHEGEKRRVPVASMPGIERLSVDLLLPVAEECVQLGIPYLALFPSIDAALKDPQGKESLNPDGLIPRTIRALKKEFPELGVMTDVALDPYTSHGQDGLIDETGYIVNDETVELLVGQALAHAEAGVDMVAPSDMMDGRIGAIRDALEAHGHIHTRIMAYSAKYASAFYGPFRDAVGSAANLGASRKDVYQMDPANTDEALREVALDLAEGADMVMVKPGMPYLDVLRRVKDEFKVPTFAYQVSGEYAMLKAASSNGWLDHDKTMMEALLAFKRAGADGVLTYFALEAARLLQK; encoded by the coding sequence ATGCACCTGTCCAGCCCCACCCCTTTCCCCGCCCAGCGCCCGCGCCGCCTGCGCCGCGACGCCTTCACCCGCAATCTGGTGCGCGAGCACGCGTTGTCACCGCACGACTTCATCTACCCGGTGTTCGTGCACGAGGGCGAGAAGCGCCGCGTGCCGGTGGCCTCCATGCCGGGCATCGAGCGGCTGAGCGTGGATTTGCTGCTGCCAGTGGCCGAGGAGTGCGTGCAGTTGGGCATCCCCTACCTGGCGCTGTTCCCCTCGATCGACGCCGCCCTCAAGGACCCGCAGGGCAAGGAATCGCTCAACCCTGACGGCCTGATCCCGCGCACCATCCGGGCGCTGAAAAAGGAGTTCCCGGAACTGGGCGTGATGACCGACGTGGCGCTGGACCCCTACACCAGCCACGGCCAGGACGGCCTGATCGACGAGACCGGCTACATCGTCAACGACGAGACGGTGGAGCTGCTGGTCGGCCAGGCGCTGGCGCATGCCGAGGCCGGCGTGGACATGGTCGCGCCCAGCGACATGATGGACGGGCGCATCGGGGCGATTCGCGATGCGCTGGAGGCGCACGGCCACATCCACACCCGCATCATGGCCTACAGCGCCAAGTACGCCAGCGCCTTCTACGGGCCGTTTCGCGACGCCGTCGGCTCGGCCGCCAACCTGGGCGCGAGCCGCAAGGACGTCTACCAGATGGACCCGGCCAACACCGACGAGGCGCTGCGCGAGGTGGCGCTGGACCTGGCCGAGGGTGCCGACATGGTCATGGTCAAGCCCGGCATGCCCTATCTGGATGTGCTGCGCCGCGTCAAGGACGAGTTCAAGGTGCCGACTTTTGCCTACCAGGTTTCGGGCGAATACGCCATGCTGAAAGCGGCTTCTTCCAACGGCTGGCTCGACCACGACAAAACCATGATGGAGGCGCTGTTGGCCTTCAAGCGCGCGGGTGCCGACGGCGTGCTGACCTACTTCGCCCTGGAAGCCGCCCGTCTGCTCCAAAAATAA